The Apium graveolens cultivar Ventura chromosome 10, ASM990537v1, whole genome shotgun sequence nucleotide sequence GATTAAGCACTTGCTTGAACCTGATTCTTTGCCTTGGAATGGCAGAATTCAGTTCCATCGTATCAATATTAAGAACGACTCTCGCCTTGAAGGTCTTGTTAAGATGGCCGATCTGGTAATTTCACTCCTTCCTTGATTTTTGGCCTCTTTTTTTGTTATTTGGTGGTTTGCTGAGTTCGGCATTGCGGTGTGTGGTTTCGATTTGGTTATGTCGTTAGGTTTTGTTATGAATTTCTCGTGTTTTTTCGATTTTGTTGTAGTTTTAGTTATGATGCTGAATTTCTCGTGTTGTTTCGATTTTAGTGTGTTTTTAGTTAGGAATTTGATTTATTTGTTTTTTGTTGTTTTGGTTTAGCTGCTTTTTTGTATGAGGAATGTGTACGCTCTGAGTTAACTAGTTTGTTTTATAGAATTCCTGTTGCGATTAATGCGTCTAGTGAATTGAATTCCATCTGTCGGTGTCAAATTTATATTTAGTTTGATCTGTTAGACTTGTGATGTACATTGTGCAAAATTATTAAACAAAGTTGAGTTTCTCGTGTTGTTTGTTCCGTATGTGTTGATTGTGCTTTTATGTCGATATCTATTTGTTAAATTATGCTGTTGCAGGAACCGATATgttaatttaaaattttgaattgaTGCTTTTCGACTTTATGAGCTGAAATTATATGTTTTTTTGGCGCAGACAATTAACCTTGCAGCAATTTGTACTCCAGCTGATTACAACACCCGTCCTCTTGATACGATCTACAGTAACTTCATTGATGCGCTGCCTGTGGTATGCAGTTTGTTTTTGTTGGTCGTTTCCTATTGTAGAAGTTTAATTATGTCGAACTTGTCAGATGTTGATCTGTTCATAATTTTTTCAGTTAAGATCTGCAATTAACCTTATTTTTCTTGTCATCAGGTCAAATACTGTTCAGAGAACCACAAGCGTCTTATTCACTTCTCCACATGTGAAGTTTATGGAAAAACAATTGGTAGCTATCTTCCAGCAGACAGCCCCCTCCGCAAGGTGAGGCTTATCTTTTTCATAGTGCTTCATGGTGTGATGCATAGTATTCTTCTTGTATAATTTGGATTGTACAGTTGATCAGATCATTTTCTTGACGTGGTTTAGATGTTTTGACTGCATCTTCAGTATGAGTTCTGTTTCATCAATCTTCTTGAAAATTTACAGGATCCTGCTTATTATATTCTAAAAGAGGACGATTCCCCTTGCATTTTTGGCTCAATAGAGAAACAGAGGTGGTCTTATGCATGTGCTAAGCAACTGATTGAGAGGCTAATCTATGGTTAGTGTAATGATAAGTTATGTGTGTATTTCATTCATCCTGGATTCCTGGTCCTATCTCACTTTCTGACACCCCGATACATTTTTTGACAGCCGAGGGTGCAGAAAATGACCTTGAGTTCACAATCGTGCGACCTTTCAACTGGATTGGCCCAAGGATGGACTTCATTCCCGGTATTGATGGTCCAAGCGAGGGTGTCCCTAGGGTTCTGGCCTGCTTCAGTAATGTAAGATTAATCCTTATCGTGCTTTTACAATTAGTATGATCATGTCTAAGTACTAAGTCACTTTCTCTATATGTCTAGAATCTCTTGCGTCGTGAGCCACTCAAGCTTGTGGATGGTGGAGAATCTCAGAGAACTTTCATATACATTAAGGATGCCATTGAAGCTGTCTTGTTGATGATTGTATATAGTTTTTTCTCTCATTATATCTACTTAATGTTTGGCTATGACTAGAAGGTGTGAATAAATCAAAATGTCCATATTACAGGAAAATCCATCCAGGGCTAATGGTCAGATATTCAATGTGGGAAACCCTGACAATGAAGTTACAGTAAGGCAGCTTGCTCAAATGATGACCCAGGTAGACGAGCCATCTTTTTCTTCAATGCTGATCCATTTGGGTATTGATTATCAGCTATGATTCTAGAGTTTCCTATTTAacctattatatatatatatctggcaGGTGTACTCAAAAGTTAGTGGAGAGCCATCTATTGATAGTCCGACCATTGATGTGACCTCGCAAGAATTTTACGGTGAAGGTTACGATGACAGTGACAAGAGAATTCCAGACATGACCATCATCAATCGGCAACTTGGTATAGCTTTAATCTTGTTCATTATTTTATGATGCCTTGGAACTTTTGAAAGCTATTCTTACGAATGTATTCACATGGAATTTTACCAGGTTGGAACCCTAAGACGTCACTCTGGGATTTGCTTGAATCGACTCTGACATACCAGCACAGGACATATGCTGAAGCTATCAAGCAGGCTATTGCTAAACCGCTTGCAAGTTGAAGGAAAGTTGTATTGGCTTGCTAGTAAATCAGTCCCATGCTATGTGTGCTATTCTCAGGGATTTGAATCTTCAAATAAATCGATGGGGTTACCTTCTTGTTTAATCTACAGTCTGCAGTTCTTTTGGTCTTTCCTGTGTTCATTATGAAGTATTGGTTGGTAAGAAAGTTGTACCAGTATTGTCGAAGTAGTTTGTTTATGGAACTGCCACAAGTCTTATTTTTCTTGTAAGGCTGAATCGAAAGCTCCAGTATTACAGTTAAATTGGACGTATGTCAAGTAAAGTCCCTGCTCTGCCCAGGGTTTAGTGTTTTCATTTCTTGTCTGTTCTCCTGAATGAAGGGCTGTTGTATTGCTTTGTTTAATAAACCAGTTCTCTCTTTTTCTGTTTATTTATCTGGAAATGTTTACATTTAGCTTTTAGGTTTAATCTCATAAACTTGGACTGTTAAAATGCTTCTAGTTCTGCAGGACAATATAAATTGCTGGTACAATAAAACTAGAAACTGAGCTGGCTAGTTTAGGGGATGATATGCTGAGGCAGCTGAGCCTCAGCTACAGCTAATCCTTTCAAAGATATACGTAGTTTTGCTAGGGTGCTGCAATAATGTGACCTTGTTATATCAATGTTTTGTTCTTGTTAGGCCTGGATAGGGTTGATCTTATAAAACACATCAGATATTATGTAATGAACTTGGCCATTCTGTTCACCGTCATATCTCATAGGTACAAGCCGGTGCAATTCAGGTTCTTCTTAGGAATTTTTTTTTAGTTGTGTGTTTTACAACTCTCTGCATCTTTTAAGTGAcaactaaatatttttttttaaaacaagtGACAActaaatattaataataattatccaTTTTCCTAAAGATGttacatataatatttataaattttcaaTTCTATTCTTCCCCGTAGAATATACATTATTTTATTTAGATATTTATTAATAAAGAGactaataaataaaaataaaaatattggcTTTTTAATGTAGGACGAGattaatagatttatttaaaataaaactaagAATCTAATGAAATTTCCATTAATAGAAGTAGCttattttatatttcaaaaagAAGTAGCttattttatttcataataatatataatatgaaattgacaataaaaataattacaactTACAAGATAATCATGAAAAGGAAAATATTTATTCATGAATTAAAGTTTTATAGTCTAAGACGTCTTAAAGTCAACTATCCATCTGGTTAGGCAATAAATTTTTATCTGAATATTATATTCAATAAAAatagtttataaaaatataatttctATCAAAATAAGAATAAAAGGGGGAACACACACCCGGTGGGACTCGAACCCACAATCGCCTGATTAGAAGTCAGACGCCTTATCCATTAGGCCACGGGTGCTGATGCTTGAAGTCATTAGATTTTTTTACAGTACAAATGGGGAAGCGACATCCTTCACTTTTCCCCACATTTTTAAACTCGTTCAATGTACGAACTTTTTCaataatatttatttacttaataatatatattgtttgaaacatataattaaaaataacaattttgtataatttgatattaaaaaaataatgttGTATAATTTGATATTACC carries:
- the LOC141689281 gene encoding UDP-D-apiose/UDP-D-xylose synthase 2-like, which produces MAAMRVDLDGKQIPAMTICMIGAGGFIGSHLCEKIMSETPHKVLAVDVYNDKIKHLLEPDSLPWNGRIQFHRINIKNDSRLEGLVKMADLTINLAAICTPADYNTRPLDTIYSNFIDALPVVKYCSENHKRLIHFSTCEVYGKTIGSYLPADSPLRKDPAYYILKEDDSPCIFGSIEKQRWSYACAKQLIERLIYAEGAENDLEFTIVRPFNWIGPRMDFIPGIDGPSEGVPRVLACFSNNLLRREPLKLVDGGESQRTFIYIKDAIEAVLLMIENPSRANGQIFNVGNPDNEVTVRQLAQMMTQVYSKVSGEPSIDSPTIDVTSQEFYGEGYDDSDKRIPDMTIINRQLGWNPKTSLWDLLESTLTYQHRTYAEAIKQAIAKPLAS